The sequence ACCCCGTGTCAACGCGGCGAGAAGTTGGGAGTATCCATACTCTGAGCCACGAAACTAGTAATTGATTCTTCTTGTTTGAggctgaatattttataaagcatcGGCCACTATCGTTTGCTCGTTACTCTACCATAGTTCCGCTAATTACGTACATGCTGTAATTAGTTAATTCAGTTGGGTATATTGAAGATGTTTTACTATCACACATTTAAGGTTAAATTATAAGGTTGTGTGGCCGAAGATAACCCGTTTCCTAACAGGACCCACCgtacatatttacggttgtTGTATTGTAATGCAAAAATGTTTGGTTtggtatgttataatttaattaaaggtaTTTCTGTCTCATAGttggttttatatatattttcatgaaacaatttcataaaattttaagactAAGTCTGCCATTAATAATTCCTTTAACttacaaataagtatttatagatCACGCTCCTTTAAACCTCATCagcatattttaaaagttacataCAGTGTAATCTAAACGAATTCGTACAATTCTTTTATAGtacattgaatttataaaactagcacatttaaattaattgtactaTATAACATTCTCCATATATCATCGCCGCATCCACTGAGCGTAGTGGAGAGTGTCAATTATTCATCTCTTCGCCGATAATGGAACAATGCTGTCGCCGTCGCGGAGTGGGCCTGTCAGCGCTACACATAATGGTGTATACGTACCCCCTGACAAAAACGTATCATAGCGCTCTGCGACGGTCGTATGACAGAAACAATTAACGTATTCGCTTGAAAATAAAATCCGTTACCGCTTTTAGCTTTAAAGATGAGAATTGTTAACGTTAAAGAGATTATCGATATGAGGATGAATTTTTTAAATCCGCTGGAACGCACCgctggtaatttatttattcgacgTGGAAAGTGGAGTGCTCTATTAATCATCTCTCACAATTAGATTCTTATTGTTAATGATGTAGCAAccatttattatctttattcgAGGAAATTTTTGAAATGTGTACAgaatttgtattgaataatttttcagttctaTTAACGTTGAATATTTCATTGGCTAAATATCAGAGTAATCGAGTAAtcgttaattaaattcaaaatttcattattcatCGCTAAAGCTGACAGCAAATAAACCGAACTAaagcaaaaagtaaaaataattttgttaacactttattcgtttaatttatttaatttgcgaaaatatgttaatattgtctatatcgtgtatttttttaaataaattaaaaattagatGTGCCTCATAAAATGTTTCTACcagtgaattaaattattgttatgatacataaaataaaaatatcttaataatctAATAGCAAAActaaggtaaataaaaatacgataactctaataaataatatcaacgtAGGGTGGAGAGAACATAAAAGCAAAACAATGTAAGCATCAATaatcttattttactaatattttaaattacatgaaaaatacatattacctgatactatataataacttgcatgttataatttgttatacaaataaattataatattgtgatataGTGTTAGTATTGAAACAGTCaacataaatatcatattttttattatttttcttaatataaaatacaaaattaaacagtgAACTATTCAGCTGTGATGACCATTATTTGCTTACTTTCAGTATTAAACAAGCATAATCAAACTAttcaataaattagaaataccacagtaaataaaacaatacttataaaattacaaatctcTAGTACGTGTGCTTTTGTCTCTGCCACATGCTCGAACctcttacaaacaaataaatattgttcgtATCTAGTATCAAATTGGACAATAAAGGTtaggatttaatttaaaatgcgcATTTTCTTTCTGCTGTTTTTATCGTCACAAGCTTATCCATTGAACATCTTTTGTTTTTGCAGGTTTGCTTTTCGTTTTCAGGACTTAAAACTATTCCCACCCacctaatttatattcaaaaacttTTATGAAACAGCGTTATACCTTTAGATATTCTGAAGTAATCAATTTATCTTTCTTGAGTAATAtcacacatttttataaatgttgtaatTGCTGTAATCTTTTGATTACAGGTCGAGAATGCCTACAGGGGCAAAATGTTGTTTCCGTGGCGCCTATAGAAGTCCCTGACGGTAAGGATCCCGCCATTACAatgttaatattacaaaaatataaatacgtaggtTGGTGTTACCTCCCCTGAAAATATAGGGCATGAGTTAACATcgagttaaaataatattttgaatcagACAACGCACCTGTGAGTTCACAAAaggtattaattttgtttcgcaGCTTACATGTTACTGTCTACTCaatactaaaatgtttttaatagtaGCGGAGGTTTTTATGATTCTTCTTGCATAATAACCACCTAATTTCCATTATACTTTGATCAGTTAATGTAAAAGATGATTGATATGACATTCCTATAAACATCAGAAATAAACTTTcctgaattaaattaattatttttgtattcgtgCAAATAACCTAAGATGCCCAGTAACGCTTAAATGATCACAGCTTTGGATCCGCCTTCTTTATCTCTGtacactttatatattattttaccggTGAAAGAGCGATATCGCTACAAACCGCTATTTGTCGTTGGTGTCCCGAGAATAAATCACGCAGCCCTACCGCCAGGGTCGCCATTTCCATCACCTTGAATTCATACAgctcgaaaaatatttttatttgcgtagacaaataaataaatttattacttcaaaTACTGGTTTAGTTGCGAGTAATAAACTTTTCCATCTAgttaatttcattttgatttttggCTGGCTTCATGATACTCTTTAAATTACACGCTACATTAAAAACAACACTTCACTAAACGACTTTCGTGTTCCAATTACAAGTATAATACTTCTACATAGTTACATAAAAACGAAGTGTACACAGGAAgaagtaataaacataattcagCTAATTAGCGCGAAGTCGGCACTTACCGTAAGTTATGGTCGCGTACCGCGCAAGTTATTTGGCAACCCTGCTGGCGCGCCAGGGATGGCGGTTCATAGCAGACGCGACGGCACCGCCCGTCATGTTTGTGACTCCTCGGCCTGATCTAAAACTTCTATAacaaacatgtttacaaattgGGAAACACTAGCTATTGTTCTCGTCCTTGGCCTTTCGGGGAATACTATGTAATTTTTCTGTACGAGTATTTGCGAAATTAAAATGTCCGACTACTGTTGGTACAAACTATTTACTAACGAGTGTTCTCTTTAAAATCGATACAATTCTTTTTCATGCGTTTGTATGCAAGTGGAGTGTTTTTTAGGATAAAGCAATTATGTTCTTTGAAAGTTGTTTTCGACTGAATGTTGGTATTTGCGTAGCACACCAAGTTAAGCGTTTGATAATATAATCACTAGTAACTGTTTTGTGTCTTAATTACGGCAGATAATCATTTGCGAGTTGTAGAAATAACGCTGATTGggataattaataactaaaccGTCCATTTGCAGAATGTTgagataattattaagtataataattcatattataggtatatgtttaaatacattaataaataaactttgaattagtCAATGAATTCTCTCTAACTCCCGAAACATCATATTATATCTGGATATCAATGGAGTGTTCCAATACCTTAGCTATATTGATTGCTTGCTTTCAGAGTCGATGTATCCGAGATTCGCGGAACCGATACCAAATGTGACGGTCACCGTAGGCCGAGACGCTTTACTGGCGTGTGTTGTGGATAATTTAAGAGGATTCaaggtatttatataatagagATCAACAAAACATACCCACATAAATCCTAGCAAGgatcagaaatatttttgtattatttggaTAGCTTCAACTGTTTGTTGGAATTATTTACTAACCAATAAGTCTGCgatgaaaattatttgattgtaaattgtcaatttttcagaacattacattacattgcTGTCCGACTTAAATGTAATATGTAGAGTAGTAAAttcttcttataatatttttttgtaattttattttaacactgtTACAAGTTTTTAGTTCTAAAACGCATTCTCATTTTTATGCCCTTTACGGAAACAATCCcacaatatatgtataaagtgcataataatatataccgtGTATACTGTACAGTAAGCTATTAAGGCTACAGTATTAGATAGCCTAGATATCTCTACCTACGTCAATAGTGAATAAGTTCTTATCTATTTTACTCCAGAGACCTCTGCGGCACTGTTATTTAGTTTACGTTGCACTATTTTACGCAAACTGTAGACAACTTAATAAACGCCTCTAAACCTGAGGAATGTGTgatgtacaatattatttataattgtttataaaaatacaaatcaatttattcatcatcatcaccatcagccgcaggatgttcactgctgaacatagccttcctcaaagatttccagatcgacctctTATATAAAGCAGCCCTCATCCAGCGACCACTgcgactttttatttaataaatttattatgtttagttaaTCTTGTACTTTATTGAACACTAcaaatctttaataattataagtttgttCTATAGAATGTGGAAGTAAACTGggaatagtatttttattaaataattaaaattgtcacTTTTGCTGTCGTCAAACTAACACCGTCCAGTTAGTGAAttcttttagaatatttatattattgatattattaaagctaTAATATTGTAACGAAGAATATCTACTTTCTTATCAGGTGGCATGGGTTCGTATGGACACACAGACCATTCTGAGCATCCATCATAACATAATAACACAGAACCCTCGCATCAGCCTCTCATACAATGACCACCGCTCGTGGTACCTTCATATCAAAAGCGTGCAGGAGGTTGACCGTGGATGGTACATGTGTCAAGTCAATACCGACCCTATGCGGTCAAGAAAAGGTTATCTTCAAGTTGTAGGTTAGTAAATTCTTGGTATtctatttcttaatattttactgtttattatgTCTACAATTCGAGGCCCcgttaaaaacaatattgtttactCACGTAACCTATTTCGCATTGCAAAAACCGGATATATTCGTATCATCATATATCActatcaaaattaacaaaaacaatatccaTAAGTTAACGCAAACATAACCAGACTTTCTAATAAACAGTGTAATGTGTTTACAATAGAAtaatcaatcaaatttattaatttaatttaggtaaCCGCGTACATGGAAACTCACTAATTTAAACATACTTTCTATCCGTTTACTCAGTGCCACCATCAATCATCGATAACATGACGTCAACGGATATGGTGGTGCGGGAAGGTTCCGATGTGACCTTAGTGTGTCGGGCGTCGGGGTATCCTGAGCCTTACGTCATGTGGAGGAGGGAAGACGGACAAGATTTCAATTACAACGGGGAGTCAGGTTAGTGTAAATTGAGTAATTGTATCAGTTAGTAATTAGGCCGCAGCTTCTACGGATTTATTACATCGATATTGAGCTAATAACCTCGCAAGTATCTGGCCTTTATTTTATTCACGCGAACGAAATTCTGTTTATCTTCCTCTTTAGTTTGTATAGTTGTTCTTAGATAACCTTATGGCTCTTTGACCGTTACTGATGATGAGTGAGAGTCAATGGCAAATATCGCTTGTGAGTGAGTTATTTATAAGTTGTTACGTTTATTTGAAATGCACGCTCCAGCGAATTAATGTCATCAATTAAAATCTATCGGATTACAAATCAAAAGCACTTTCAGTCCAACAACAGAAGCATGCAACTATGTCTGGAACGTTTGTCATCCGAATGAACAAACTCTGttaaagctagtaattaatgaTAGTCGGTCTCAACCATACTGCATTTGTAAATAAGACTCCGTCAGTTGATACTTCAACATCACTCATAACGGGAGATAGTTTTCAAACTAACGTTTCGAATTCATGGAGCGACATGAAGTTTCTAATTTTGTAGCGCTTCAAATTTGTCTGAtcaaaactaattttgtttgGTGTAAAAGCTTGATACAACGAAATAAAATGCCGTACTGTATATTGCTCGGTAGATATCGAGATAATCTGAAGTTTCCCATTTCCTTCGTCCGCGAGCTGCTTTTAATATTGCATTAAGATTTACCATCAATCTTTTACCATCTTTTCAAACTTCACTATAGACGTACACAATACTGTTCTATTCACAGTACTTAAGtttcaattttcaataattttaaatattacgaaCATTAGATTAGaacactaaattattttatctataggTTTAGTTTGTTCATAATTGCATACATCAATGAAAGTTCAAAAGCCTCAAATTAAACTCTCCGCCCATAATTCATTCTGACAACAGGTGAGATAATGAAGAACTAAAACAAGCTTAAGCATTAGCGTTATGTAATCACGGTCTAAAAATATAAGACTAGAAATTTTAAGGCTAGTGCTTAAGAAGATGACTAGTAAGTTTAAGATAGCATGTATTTTACTTCAATCCACTATCAAAGACTCATACTAAAAGATGATGTGTGCATGCGAAAATAGTATGGTCTATACTCATAGAGTTAGGAAGAGTAAATCAAACCGCAGTTTCAATTTTTCGGTACTGTCCTTTCACGCGATCATAATCGCGTGCAAAAGTAATTTAAGGAACGCTAGTCTAAGCAAAAGTATAACTTATGCCATTTGGATTGCGGTATAATCTCG is a genomic window of Manduca sexta isolate Smith_Timp_Sample1 unplaced genomic scaffold, JHU_Msex_v1.0 HiC_scaffold_3617, whole genome shotgun sequence containing:
- the LOC119193118 gene encoding lachesin-like, with the protein product MRIVNVKEIIDMRMNFLNPLERTAGRECLQGQNVVSVAPIEVPDESMYPRFAEPIPNVTVTVGRDALLACVVDNLRGFKVAWVRMDTQTILSIHHNIITQNPRISLSYNDHRSWYLHIKSVQEVDRGWYMCQVNTDPMRSRKGYLQVVVPPSIIDNMTSTDMVVREGSDVTLVCRASGYPEPYVMWRREDGQDFNYNGESVSVVSRLHMGAYLCIASNGVPPSISKRIMLMVQFPPMLSIPNQLEGAYIGQDVTLECHTEAYPSSINYWTTDRGT